The following proteins are encoded in a genomic region of Rubrobacter xylanophilus DSM 9941:
- a CDS encoding DUF3618 domain-containing protein, with protein MSEIPERIEREMFEIRSRMAPDVRDLRRHVEPRVVVQQTKEKAKARLKEALGRLGRSVAESARRQARLAREAGRKRNPSVFTDAVKSDPRPMILLAVALAAAAMVVRRISGGGSGK; from the coding sequence GTGAGCGAGATACCGGAGCGCATAGAGCGGGAGATGTTCGAGATCCGGAGCCGGATGGCGCCGGACGTCAGGGATCTGCGCCGGCACGTGGAGCCCAGGGTCGTCGTCCAGCAGACCAAGGAGAAGGCGAAGGCGCGGCTGAAGGAGGCCCTGGGCCGCCTGGGGCGCAGCGTCGCCGAATCGGCCCGCCGGCAGGCCCGGCTCGCCCGGGAGGCCGGGCGCAAGCGCAACCCGTCCGTCTTCACCGACGCGGTGAAGAGCGACCCCCGCCCGATGATCTTGCTGGCCGTCGCGCTCGCGGCCGCCGCCATGGTCGTCCGCAGGATCTCCGGGGGAGGCTCGGGGAAGTAG
- the larC gene encoding nickel pincer cofactor biosynthesis protein LarC: MGGAAGDMILASLISAGAPAGEVEESVRGLGLPVRLELRRVEISGIAALGLRVDAPEEHAHRTFRDIRRLIEGSGLPERAAGRALAAFGLLAAAEGRVHGVPPEEVAFHEVGAADSIADIVGACAALELLGAETVSCGPLPMGSGVVEAAHGPLPVPGPATLEVLRGCRVRWPEEEREMTTPTGAALLRALTGGEFSDAAPPMVLGAAGYGAGTARLRGAPNLLRAVVGRLEGPVGGLEVLEANIDDAPGEVLGAAVERLLEAGAPDAWLEPVVMKRGRGAYKLCALARRQDRERLARLMMRETGSLGVRHHGVGRTVAERRLVEVELPYGRCRVKVGSLDGEDFAVAPEHADAARLARESGRPLPRVYDDARRAASELLRQSP, from the coding sequence GTGGGGGGCGCGGCTGGGGACATGATCCTGGCCAGCCTCATCTCCGCCGGGGCCCCGGCGGGCGAGGTCGAGGAGAGCGTGCGCGGCCTCGGGCTGCCCGTTCGTCTGGAGCTCCGGCGGGTCGAGATCAGCGGCATAGCCGCCCTCGGCCTGAGGGTCGACGCGCCCGAGGAGCACGCCCACCGCACCTTCCGCGACATCCGCCGCCTCATCGAGGGCTCCGGCCTCCCCGAGCGGGCCGCCGGGAGGGCGCTCGCGGCCTTCGGCCTTCTGGCCGCCGCCGAGGGCAGGGTGCACGGCGTCCCGCCGGAGGAGGTCGCCTTCCACGAGGTCGGCGCCGCCGACTCCATAGCGGACATCGTGGGCGCCTGCGCGGCGCTGGAGCTGCTCGGCGCGGAGACCGTAAGCTGCGGGCCGCTCCCCATGGGCAGCGGCGTCGTCGAGGCCGCCCACGGCCCGCTGCCAGTGCCGGGCCCGGCCACCCTGGAGGTGCTGCGGGGCTGCAGGGTGCGGTGGCCCGAGGAGGAGCGGGAGATGACCACCCCCACGGGGGCGGCCCTCCTGAGGGCCCTCACCGGCGGGGAGTTCTCGGACGCCGCCCCGCCGATGGTGCTGGGGGCCGCCGGCTACGGGGCGGGGACGGCCCGCCTGCGGGGCGCGCCGAACCTGCTGCGGGCGGTGGTGGGCCGCCTGGAGGGCCCGGTCGGGGGGCTGGAGGTGCTGGAGGCCAACATAGACGACGCGCCGGGCGAGGTGCTCGGCGCGGCCGTGGAGCGGCTCCTCGAGGCGGGCGCCCCCGACGCCTGGCTCGAGCCGGTCGTCATGAAGCGCGGCCGCGGGGCCTACAAGCTGTGCGCCCTGGCCCGGCGGCAGGACAGGGAGCGCCTCGCCCGGCTGATGATGCGCGAGACCGGGAGCCTCGGCGTCCGCCACCACGGGGTAGGGCGCACCGTGGCGGAGCGGCGCCTCGTGGAGGTCGAGCTGCCCTACGGCCGGTGCCGGGTGAAGGTGGGAAGCCTCGACGGAGAAGACTTCGCCGTGGCCCCCGAGCACGCCGACGCAGCCCGCCTCGCCCGGGAGAGCGGGAGGCCGCTCCCGCGGGTCTACGACGACGCCCGCCGGGCTGCGTCGGAGCTGCTGCGGCAGAGCCCCTGA
- the sufC gene encoding Fe-S cluster assembly ATPase SufC — MLKIENLHAEVEGKEILKGLTLEVGRGEIHAIMGPNGSGKSTLANVLMGHPRYEVTEGSVTFEGEDVLELEPDERAKLGMFLAFQYPSEVPGVSVANFLRTAVNSVREQEVPPMEMYKLLQEKMRLMDMDPSFAERYLNEGFSGGEKKRNEILQLLVLQPKLAILDETDSGLDIDALQVVARGVNQMRGPEFSAVVITHYQRILRYIEPDFVHVMLDGRIVTSGGKELAEELESKGYDWVRQEFGAGTQS, encoded by the coding sequence ATGCTAAAGATAGAGAATTTGCACGCCGAGGTAGAGGGCAAGGAGATCCTGAAGGGCCTGACGCTCGAGGTGGGCAGGGGCGAGATCCACGCCATCATGGGCCCCAACGGCTCGGGCAAGAGCACGCTGGCCAACGTGCTCATGGGCCACCCGCGCTACGAGGTCACAGAGGGGTCGGTGACCTTCGAGGGCGAGGACGTGCTGGAGCTCGAGCCCGACGAGCGGGCCAAGCTCGGGATGTTCCTCGCCTTCCAGTACCCGAGCGAGGTACCCGGGGTCTCGGTGGCCAACTTCCTGCGGACGGCGGTCAACTCCGTGCGGGAGCAGGAGGTTCCGCCGATGGAGATGTACAAGCTCCTGCAGGAGAAGATGCGCCTGATGGACATGGACCCCAGCTTCGCCGAGCGGTACCTCAACGAGGGCTTCTCCGGCGGCGAGAAGAAGCGCAACGAGATTTTGCAGCTGCTCGTGCTCCAGCCCAAGCTCGCCATCCTGGACGAGACCGACTCCGGGCTGGACATCGACGCGCTGCAGGTCGTCGCCCGGGGCGTCAACCAGATGCGGGGTCCCGAGTTCTCCGCGGTGGTCATCACCCACTACCAGCGGATCCTCCGCTACATCGAGCCCGACTTCGTGCACGTCATGCTCGACGGGCGGATAGTCACCTCGGGCGGCAAGGAGCTCGCCGAGGAGCTTGAGTCCAAGGGCTACGACTGGGTCCGCCAGGAGTTCGGGGCGGGGACCCAGAGCTAA
- a CDS encoding universal stress protein, with amino-acid sequence MFPTKILLATDGSEHARRAARAAVELAQKTGSELHVVHVGPAVTSIFAYTELDPARVEEEARKALDEEVRSIEESGGAVAEGHVLLGNPAESIVSLAEEMGAGLIVVGSRGLGGLRRALMGSVSESVVRHAHCPVLVVRGDAEDAEGEGDR; translated from the coding sequence ATGTTCCCGACGAAGATCCTTCTGGCGACCGACGGTTCGGAGCACGCCCGGCGGGCGGCCCGGGCGGCGGTGGAGCTTGCCCAGAAGACCGGCTCCGAGCTACACGTGGTGCACGTGGGGCCGGCCGTCACGAGCATCTTCGCCTACACCGAGCTCGACCCGGCGCGGGTCGAGGAGGAGGCGCGCAAGGCGCTGGACGAGGAGGTGCGGAGCATCGAGGAGTCCGGCGGCGCGGTCGCCGAGGGGCACGTGCTGCTGGGCAACCCCGCGGAGAGCATCGTCTCGCTGGCCGAGGAGATGGGGGCGGGGCTCATCGTGGTCGGCAGCCGGGGCCTCGGCGGCCTGCGGCGGGCCCTGATGGGCAGCGTCTCGGAGAGCGTTGTCCGGCACGCGCACTGCCCGGTGCTGGTGGTGCGCGGGGACGCAGAAGACGCGGAAGGAGAAGGTGATAGATGA
- a CDS encoding class I SAM-dependent methyltransferase: MGTPGERAVGEHYGREGLEERISAALRSAGADPLAPSVEELHAVDQLHTRGVRATLELAELAGASPGERVLDVGGGLGGPARILASRFGCRVVVLDVTEEFCRVGALLTARAGLGERVLFRHGSALEIPFPDASFDLAWTQHSTMNIPDKDRLYREIHRVLKPGGRLAMHEILAGPSGPPRRFPLPWAASPALSHLLPPNRMRASLSRAGLRELAWSDVTPQTAEWLKTRSSGRPSGPPPEAFANLLLSIREGRATAVQALLERPEAQLDGNGSR, encoded by the coding sequence ATGGGCACCCCCGGGGAGAGGGCCGTCGGGGAGCACTACGGCCGGGAGGGGCTGGAGGAGAGGATCTCCGCCGCCCTGCGGTCCGCCGGGGCGGACCCCCTCGCGCCCTCGGTGGAGGAGCTGCACGCCGTGGACCAGCTCCACACCCGCGGCGTGCGGGCGACGCTGGAGCTCGCCGAGCTCGCCGGGGCCTCCCCCGGCGAGCGGGTGCTGGACGTGGGCGGCGGCCTCGGCGGCCCGGCCCGCATCCTGGCCTCCAGGTTCGGCTGCCGGGTGGTGGTCCTCGACGTCACGGAGGAGTTCTGCCGGGTCGGGGCGCTGCTCACCGCCCGCGCGGGCCTCGGGGAGCGCGTCCTCTTCCGGCACGGCAGCGCGCTGGAGATCCCCTTCCCGGACGCGAGCTTCGACCTGGCTTGGACCCAGCACAGCACGATGAACATCCCGGACAAGGACCGGCTCTACCGGGAGATCCACCGCGTCCTCAAGCCCGGCGGCCGCCTGGCGATGCACGAGATCCTGGCCGGCCCCTCCGGCCCGCCCCGCCGCTTCCCCCTCCCCTGGGCCGCAAGCCCCGCCCTCAGCCACCTCCTCCCCCCAAACCGGATGCGTGCCTCCCTCTCACGCGCCGGCCTCCGTGAGCTGGCCTGGAGCGACGTTACACCACAGACCGCCGAATGGCTGAAGACCCGCTCCTCCGGCCGCCCCTCCGGACCGCCCCCCGAGGCCTTCGCCAACCTCCTCCTGAGCATCCGTGAGGGCCGCGCCACCGCCGTCCAGGCCCTCCTCGAACGCCCCGAAGCACAGCTTGATGGGAACGGTTCTCGATAG
- a CDS encoding YgfZ/GcvT domain-containing protein, producing MAAERITHPGYAALREGAALVGHPGAAALRLSGRDPLGLLEAILTNSLPGEEDRGAYALLLDPKGRIQADLRVVRHAGEVLVVAGPQSARAVREILRRYAPFSRVAVEETGFGVLGLYGPRAAELAGLRSALPEHACARLGALLAVGVAVPVPGVDLIGAPEELQRARERLRSAGAVAATEEEYEAARIAAGVPRFGTDFTPENFPAEAGLLERAVSFEKGCYPGQETVARMRYRGHPNRTLRRLLVASGTPPAPPAEILQGDRRAGTLTSVSPLPSEEGVVFALGYLRRGADPEGPLSAGGAILRVAG from the coding sequence ATGGCCGCCGAGCGAATCACGCACCCCGGCTACGCGGCCCTGCGGGAGGGCGCGGCGCTGGTCGGGCACCCCGGCGCCGCCGCGCTGCGGCTCTCCGGCAGGGACCCGCTGGGGCTGCTGGAGGCGATCCTGACGAACTCCCTCCCCGGGGAGGAGGACCGCGGGGCCTACGCCCTCCTGCTCGACCCGAAGGGGAGGATCCAGGCGGACCTGCGGGTGGTCCGGCACGCGGGGGAGGTGCTGGTGGTCGCCGGGCCGCAGAGCGCGCGGGCCGTGCGCGAGATCCTGCGCCGCTACGCCCCGTTCTCCCGGGTCGCGGTGGAGGAGACGGGGTTCGGGGTGCTCGGGCTCTACGGCCCGCGGGCCGCGGAGCTGGCCGGGCTGCGGAGCGCCCTCCCCGAGCACGCCTGCGCGCGGCTCGGGGCGCTCCTCGCGGTCGGGGTGGCGGTGCCGGTGCCGGGGGTGGACCTGATCGGGGCCCCGGAGGAGCTGCAGAGAGCCCGCGAGAGGCTCCGCAGCGCGGGGGCCGTCGCCGCCACCGAGGAGGAGTACGAGGCGGCCCGCATCGCCGCCGGCGTCCCGCGCTTCGGCACGGACTTCACCCCGGAGAACTTCCCCGCCGAGGCCGGGCTGCTGGAGCGCGCGGTGAGCTTCGAGAAGGGCTGCTACCCCGGGCAGGAGACGGTCGCCCGCATGCGCTACCGGGGCCACCCGAACAGGACGCTCCGCCGCCTGCTGGTGGCCTCCGGGACCCCGCCCGCTCCCCCCGCCGAGATCCTGCAGGGCGACCGCCGGGCGGGCACGCTCACCAGCGTCTCCCCCCTGCCCTCCGAAGAGGGCGTCGTCTTCGCCCTGGGCTACCTGCGGCGCGGGGCGGACCCCGAGGGCCCGCTCTCGGCCGGAGGCGCCATCCTCAGGGTGGCGGGCTGA
- a CDS encoding cold-shock protein: MAQGTVKWFSDEKGYGFISPDDGSEDLFVHYTGIEGTGFKTLEEGARVSYETTRGRKGMQAVKVSRI, encoded by the coding sequence ATGGCCCAAGGCACGGTGAAGTGGTTCAGCGACGAGAAGGGCTACGGCTTCATCTCCCCGGATGACGGAAGCGAGGACCTCTTCGTCCACTACACCGGGATAGAAGGCACCGGGTTCAAGACCCTCGAGGAGGGGGCGCGGGTCTCCTACGAGACCACCCGCGGCCGCAAGGGGATGCAGGCCGTTAAGGTTTCCAGGATCTAG
- the sufB gene encoding Fe-S cluster assembly protein SufB encodes MPADKTIQELGLEEYKYGFKDPEEYFFKTPRKGLDEEIVTMISLHKKEPEWMLEFRLNALKAFQEKPVPTWGADLSELDFDDIYYYIKPVENQGRSWDEVPESIKKTFDRLGIPQAEREILAGVGAQYESEVVYHNLKEEWEKQGVVFLDMDGGLREHEDLVREYFGTVIPPDDNKFAALNSAVWSGGSFVYVPPGVHVDIPLQAYFRINAENMGQFERTLIIADEGSYVHYIEGCTAPTYTTNSLHSAVVELIAKPNARIRYSTIQNWSHNTYNLVTKRGVAYENATIEWVDGNLGSKVTMKYPAVYLMGEGARGEILSVAYAGDGQHQDAGGKVVHVAPNTSSLITSKSISKGTGRATYRGLLKVHEGAVNSKSRVECDALLLDEKARTDTYPYIEIEEKKVNTEHEATVSKVGEEQLFYLMSRGLSEEEAMAMVVNGFIEPIAKELPLEYAIELNRLIQLEMEGSVG; translated from the coding sequence ATGCCTGCCGACAAGACCATCCAGGAGCTCGGTCTCGAGGAGTACAAGTACGGGTTCAAGGACCCGGAGGAGTACTTCTTCAAGACCCCCAGGAAGGGGCTCGACGAGGAGATCGTGACCATGATCTCCCTGCACAAGAAGGAGCCCGAGTGGATGCTCGAGTTCCGGCTCAACGCCCTCAAGGCGTTCCAGGAGAAGCCCGTCCCCACCTGGGGGGCCGACCTCTCCGAGCTGGACTTCGACGACATCTACTACTACATCAAGCCGGTCGAGAACCAGGGCCGCTCGTGGGACGAGGTGCCGGAGAGCATAAAGAAGACCTTCGACCGGCTCGGCATCCCGCAGGCGGAGCGGGAGATCCTGGCCGGCGTCGGCGCGCAGTACGAGTCCGAGGTCGTCTACCACAACCTCAAGGAGGAGTGGGAGAAGCAGGGCGTCGTCTTCCTGGACATGGACGGCGGCCTGCGGGAGCACGAGGACCTCGTGCGCGAGTACTTCGGCACCGTCATCCCGCCCGACGACAACAAGTTCGCCGCGCTCAACAGCGCCGTGTGGAGCGGCGGCTCGTTCGTGTACGTGCCGCCGGGGGTACACGTGGACATCCCGCTGCAGGCCTACTTCCGCATCAACGCGGAGAACATGGGCCAGTTCGAGCGGACGCTCATCATCGCCGACGAGGGCTCCTACGTGCACTACATCGAGGGCTGCACCGCCCCGACCTACACCACCAACAGCCTGCACTCGGCCGTGGTGGAGCTCATCGCCAAGCCGAACGCCCGCATCCGCTACTCCACCATCCAGAACTGGTCGCACAACACCTACAACCTGGTGACCAAGCGCGGGGTGGCCTACGAGAACGCCACCATCGAGTGGGTGGACGGCAACCTCGGCTCCAAGGTCACCATGAAGTACCCGGCCGTCTACCTGATGGGCGAGGGGGCGCGCGGCGAGATCCTCTCCGTGGCCTACGCCGGCGACGGCCAGCACCAGGACGCGGGCGGCAAGGTGGTGCACGTCGCGCCCAACACCTCCTCGCTGATCACCTCCAAGTCCATCTCCAAGGGGACCGGCAGGGCCACCTACCGGGGGCTTCTGAAGGTGCACGAGGGGGCCGTGAACTCCAAGAGCCGGGTCGAGTGCGACGCGCTGCTCCTGGACGAGAAGGCGCGCACCGACACCTACCCGTACATCGAGATCGAGGAGAAGAAGGTCAACACCGAGCATGAGGCGACCGTCTCCAAGGTCGGCGAGGAGCAGCTCTTCTACCTCATGAGCCGCGGGCTCTCCGAGGAGGAGGCCATGGCGATGGTGGTCAACGGCTTTATCGAGCCGATCGCCAAGGAGCTGCCCCTCGAGTACGCGATAGAGCTGAACCGCCTCATCCAGCTGGAGATGGAGGGCTCGGTCGGGTAG
- a CDS encoding phosphomannose isomerase type II C-terminal cupin domain, whose product MSEEMNSAGQGPPSVKVDKPWGKFEQYTHNLPCTVKIITVAPGGTLSRQYHHKRDELWVVLDPGARVELDDQILHPEPEEKVFIPRQTVHRLSCEGERPVRILEISFGEFDEEDIVRLEDVYGRVGP is encoded by the coding sequence ATGAGCGAGGAGATGAACAGCGCGGGGCAGGGGCCGCCCTCCGTAAAGGTAGACAAGCCCTGGGGCAAGTTCGAGCAGTACACGCACAACCTCCCCTGCACGGTGAAGATCATCACGGTGGCCCCGGGCGGGACCCTCTCCCGCCAGTACCACCACAAGCGCGACGAGCTCTGGGTGGTGCTGGACCCCGGGGCCCGGGTGGAGCTGGACGATCAGATTCTGCACCCGGAACCGGAGGAGAAGGTCTTTATCCCGCGCCAGACGGTCCACCGGCTCTCCTGCGAGGGGGAGCGGCCGGTGCGCATCCTGGAGATCTCGTTCGGCGAGTTCGACGAGGAGGACATCGTCCGGCTGGAGGACGTCTACGGGCGCGTGGGCCCGTAG
- a CDS encoding M20 metallopeptidase family protein, protein MSTTRKAFGGLLAEAEREHAKRIVALRREIHREPELGFDTARTAAKVVASLEGLPLEVREGVAENGVVADLRGATDGPVVGLRADMDALPIREETGLPFASEVEGRMHACGHDGHTSMLVGAAHLLSGMRERVEGTVRFLFQPAEEGGGGGRVMVEEGALEGVEAVFALHLWPGLPFGVASTAGGPTMAAADAFELTVRGRGGHGAMPHLTADAVVAASHIVAALQTLVSRETDPTEPAVLTVGQLEAGSAFNIIPETARLTGTVRTVDEKLRRVMPRRIEELAKGVARAMRADASLEYAFSYPVTRNDPREAGFALEVAAGLFGEEGAVEASRPSMAAEDFAFMLEAVPGAYIWLGVGDVPGLHTPRFSFDERVLPRGAALLAALALARLGS, encoded by the coding sequence ATGAGCACGACCCGGAAGGCGTTCGGCGGGCTGCTGGCCGAGGCCGAGAGGGAGCACGCGAAGAGGATCGTCGCGCTGCGGCGCGAGATCCACCGGGAGCCCGAGCTGGGCTTCGACACCGCCAGGACCGCCGCGAAGGTGGTGGCGTCGCTGGAGGGGCTCCCGCTGGAGGTGAGGGAGGGGGTCGCGGAGAACGGCGTGGTGGCCGACCTGCGGGGGGCGACAGACGGCCCCGTGGTGGGGCTGCGGGCCGACATGGACGCGCTGCCCATCCGGGAGGAGACGGGCCTTCCCTTCGCCTCGGAGGTGGAGGGGAGGATGCACGCCTGCGGCCACGACGGGCACACCAGCATGCTGGTCGGTGCGGCGCACCTCCTCTCGGGGATGCGCGAGCGGGTCGAGGGCACGGTCCGGTTTCTCTTCCAGCCCGCCGAGGAGGGCGGCGGCGGGGGCCGGGTGATGGTCGAGGAGGGGGCGCTCGAGGGGGTGGAGGCGGTCTTCGCGCTGCACCTGTGGCCGGGACTCCCCTTCGGGGTGGCCTCCACCGCCGGCGGGCCCACCATGGCCGCGGCGGACGCCTTCGAGCTCACCGTCCGCGGCCGGGGAGGGCACGGGGCGATGCCCCACCTGACCGCCGACGCCGTGGTCGCGGCCTCTCACATCGTCGCCGCCCTGCAGACGCTCGTCTCCCGGGAGACGGACCCGACGGAGCCCGCGGTGCTCACGGTGGGGCAGCTGGAGGCCGGCAGCGCCTTCAACATCATCCCGGAGACCGCCCGCCTGACCGGCACGGTGCGCACGGTGGACGAAAAGCTGCGGCGGGTGATGCCCCGGAGGATCGAGGAGCTCGCCAAGGGGGTGGCCCGGGCGATGCGGGCCGACGCCTCCCTGGAGTACGCCTTCTCCTACCCCGTCACCCGCAACGACCCGCGCGAGGCCGGCTTCGCCCTGGAGGTGGCGGCGGGGCTGTTCGGGGAGGAGGGGGCCGTCGAGGCCTCGCGGCCCTCGATGGCGGCCGAGGACTTCGCGTTCATGCTAGAGGCGGTGCCCGGCGCCTACATCTGGCTCGGGGTGGGGGACGTGCCCGGGCTGCACACGCCGCGCTTCTCCTTCGACGAGCGGGTGCTGCCGCGGGGGGCCGCGCTGCTCGCGGCGCTGGCGCTCGCCCGGCTGGGCTCCTAG
- the yqeC gene encoding selenium cofactor biosynthesis protein YqeC — protein MKLYPALGISSGDVVAFVGAGGKSSAIIAVAGELVGDGMTAIAVPTTKMQVGEAERVGRVVIAGEEGWLGRLKEAVTDSGAAAVGSAYISGGRIGGLGLDEVAPLGRIADVVLVEADGARRKPLKGTAEHEPAIPRGTTLVVAVANIGALGRPATEEHIHRPEVFSRLTGLSSGQSVTPRAFALALSGGSLARVPSGARSAVLLTGVSPGRSMSDAAVVTRELWRQGISRIVFTSLPSEEPVQVWVP, from the coding sequence TTGAAGCTGTATCCGGCTCTCGGGATCTCTTCGGGGGACGTGGTTGCGTTTGTGGGGGCTGGGGGCAAGTCCAGCGCCATCATCGCGGTGGCCGGGGAGCTGGTGGGCGACGGCATGACGGCCATAGCCGTCCCGACCACGAAGATGCAGGTCGGGGAGGCGGAGCGGGTGGGCAGGGTGGTCATAGCCGGGGAGGAGGGCTGGCTCGGGCGGCTCAAGGAGGCGGTGACGGACTCGGGGGCGGCCGCGGTGGGCTCGGCGTACATCTCCGGGGGCAGGATCGGGGGGCTTGGGCTGGACGAGGTGGCCCCGCTGGGGAGGATCGCCGACGTGGTGCTGGTCGAGGCCGACGGGGCGCGGCGCAAGCCGCTGAAGGGCACCGCCGAGCACGAGCCGGCGATACCGCGGGGCACCACGCTCGTGGTGGCGGTGGCCAACATCGGGGCCCTGGGCCGGCCGGCCACCGAGGAGCACATCCACCGGCCGGAGGTCTTCTCCCGCCTCACCGGCCTGAGCTCCGGGCAGAGCGTGACGCCCCGGGCCTTTGCGCTGGCGCTCTCGGGCGGGTCGCTGGCGCGGGTGCCCTCCGGGGCGCGCTCCGCGGTGCTCCTCACCGGGGTCTCCCCGGGGCGGAGCATGTCCGACGCGGCGGTGGTCACCCGCGAGCTCTGGCGGCAGGGGATCTCCAGGATCGTCTTTACCTCCCTGCCCTCGGAGGAGCCGGTGCAGGTCTGGGTGCCCTGA
- a CDS encoding phage holin family protein: MTEQRERVAEFERRLEGGEELSDRSVKEIVEALRPQLQELARKQVELAKVELAPVGRQAGLAAGLLVAGAVFLHLFVVFLAVTGIYLLNEVGGLSLWLSALIVSGILLVIGGVLAGTGAGRLRGLDPKPRRTISTFQQNVEWLKGQFRS, encoded by the coding sequence GTGACGGAGCAGAGGGAGCGGGTTGCGGAATTCGAGCGCCGGCTGGAGGGCGGGGAGGAGCTCTCGGACAGGAGCGTGAAGGAGATCGTGGAGGCGCTGCGGCCGCAGCTGCAGGAGCTCGCCCGCAAGCAGGTGGAGCTGGCGAAGGTGGAGCTTGCGCCGGTGGGGCGTCAGGCGGGGCTCGCCGCGGGGCTTTTGGTGGCTGGGGCGGTGTTCTTGCACCTGTTCGTCGTGTTTCTCGCGGTTACCGGCATCTACCTGCTCAACGAGGTCGGGGGGCTGAGCCTGTGGCTCTCGGCGCTCATCGTCTCTGGTATACTGCTGGTCATCGGGGGTGTGCTGGCCGGCACGGGCGCTGGCAGGTTGAGGGGCCTCGATCCCAAGCCCCGCCGCACGATAAGCACCTTCCAGCAGAACGTGGAGTGGCTCAAGGGGCAGTTCAGGTCGTGA
- a CDS encoding HAD family hydrolase encodes MARAVVLDVDGTLMDTNYLHVEAWARAFDQVGYRVPRARVHRQIGKGSDKLVPEFIPAGDKAAAEEADRLHGELFMQMQRYALPLPGARELVDALSRRGYSVWFVTSAKPEELEEYLRLLETEGRLSGIVNSADVENSKPAPDIFELALERAGVSPEETVAVGDAVWDVQAARAAGVRTVAVLTGGAFSARELEEAGAEEVYEDCAALLEAGFPE; translated from the coding sequence GTGGCCCGAGCGGTTGTGCTGGACGTGGACGGTACCCTCATGGACACCAACTACCTGCACGTCGAGGCCTGGGCGCGGGCCTTCGATCAGGTCGGCTACCGGGTGCCCCGCGCCCGGGTGCACCGCCAGATCGGGAAGGGCTCGGACAAGCTCGTCCCGGAGTTCATCCCCGCCGGGGACAAAGCCGCCGCCGAGGAGGCCGACCGGCTGCACGGCGAGCTCTTCATGCAGATGCAGCGGTACGCCCTGCCGCTGCCGGGGGCGAGGGAGCTGGTCGACGCGCTCTCCCGCCGGGGGTACAGCGTGTGGTTCGTGACCAGCGCGAAGCCCGAGGAGCTGGAGGAGTACCTCCGGCTCCTCGAGACGGAGGGCAGGCTCTCCGGGATCGTGAACTCCGCCGACGTGGAGAACTCCAAGCCCGCCCCGGACATCTTCGAGCTCGCGCTGGAGCGGGCGGGCGTCTCCCCGGAGGAGACCGTGGCGGTCGGGGACGCCGTCTGGGACGTGCAGGCCGCCCGCGCCGCCGGCGTGCGCACCGTCGCCGTCCTCACCGGCGGGGCCTTCAGCGCGCGGGAGCTGGAGGAGGCCGGAGCCGAGGAGGTCTACGAGGACTGCGCCGCCCTTCTCGAGGCCGGCTTCCCGGAGTAG
- a CDS encoding YIP1 family protein, whose amino-acid sequence MARWPGRGVSPEHFRGALGEVWFAPTRFFRRLDPEGGLLRPALFASAVMYLNLLLETVLQAVWTGELTYALLYAPLLGFVVSIVLAPLLVAGLASLVLVVLDGAPSRRRFVPVFRALGYASGIGVVLWVPYGPLVALPYGLLVATVAVREVLGLAWSRAALATLLPLAAALLAVFLLSGPGDAYDLLRNPPGS is encoded by the coding sequence GTGGCGCGGTGGCCCGGTCGCGGCGTCTCGCCCGAGCACTTCCGGGGGGCGCTCGGGGAGGTCTGGTTCGCCCCGACCCGCTTTTTCCGGCGGCTGGACCCGGAGGGCGGGCTGCTGCGCCCGGCCCTCTTCGCCTCCGCCGTCATGTACCTGAACCTGCTTCTGGAGACCGTGCTGCAGGCCGTCTGGACGGGGGAGCTCACCTACGCACTGCTGTACGCCCCGCTGCTGGGGTTCGTGGTCTCCATCGTGCTCGCCCCGCTGCTCGTCGCGGGGCTCGCGTCGCTCGTGCTTGTGGTCCTCGACGGCGCCCCCTCCAGGAGGAGGTTCGTCCCGGTCTTCCGGGCGCTCGGCTACGCCTCGGGGATCGGGGTGGTGCTCTGGGTACCCTACGGGCCGCTGGTGGCCCTCCCCTACGGCCTGCTGGTGGCCACCGTCGCCGTGCGGGAGGTTCTGGGGCTCGCCTGGAGCCGGGCGGCGCTGGCCACCCTGCTCCCGCTCGCGGCGGCGCTGCTGGCGGTGTTCCTGCTCTCCGGCCCCGGCGACGCCTACGACCTGCTGCGCAACCCGCCGGGCAGCTAG